TCCAGCTGACTTTGTATCACGTAAATACTGTTCGAGACCATCAGGCCTATTAGTTTTTTGTATCCGAGCAATATTATAACCACCATGAGATTACAACTATATCTCGCCAAGGCCGGCATAGCGTCGCGGCGGCACAGTGAGGATTTGATTCGCCAGGGCAGAGTATCAGTCAATGATCGCGTGGTGACCGAGATGGGGGTGCGGGTTGATCCCAGCCGTGATCGCGTAATCTACCAAGGCTGCCGAGTGCAACCTTCACATAAGAAGGTGCTGATTATATTCCACAAACCAGCCGGCGTGTTGAGCACCATGCAACGGGGGCGCGAGCGGGGAAAAACATTAGCGGAAACAATAAAATATCCCGAACGGTTGTTTCCAGTTGGCCGGCTCGATCGGGATACCACCGGGTTGATCCTGCTGACTAATGACGGCGATTTAGCTCAAAAATTAAGCCACCCTCGTTACGAGCATGAAAAGGAATATCAGGTTACTTTGTCGACCGAGCCAACCGTTGAACAGATTCAGCGGCTCAATCAGCCATTTATGATGGCCGGTTATCAGACCCGGCCGGTTGCGGTAACCAAGGTCAAGCCGCGGACACTGCGCTTCATTCTAAAAGAAGGCCGCAAACGCCAGATCCGCGAAATGTGCCACCAAACAAAGTTACATATTACCCAGTTAAATCGGGTTCGGGTGGGAGCTTACAAATTGGGTAGTTTGGCTGTGGGACAGTGGCGGGTAATTGATTCAAAGTTGTAGATTGCGGCTGAGGTTGAGTTTGAACCACGGCTACGGTATACTGTCGATATACTATTAAATACATACCCATGGATAGTTCGAACATGATTTTTGCCATATTGCCGGCATTTATCGGCGCGGCAGTGATATTTGCCATTATATTTGCCGTGGTCGCGATCGTCGAAGGTCGCCATACGGCGGCGAAGAGCGGTATAATCAAACAAATATATTTCTATCTCGTTTCGATTCTA
This sequence is a window from Patescibacteria group bacterium. Protein-coding genes within it:
- a CDS encoding pseudouridine synthase; amino-acid sequence: MRLQLYLAKAGIASRRHSEDLIRQGRVSVNDRVVTEMGVRVDPSRDRVIYQGCRVQPSHKKVLIIFHKPAGVLSTMQRGRERGKTLAETIKYPERLFPVGRLDRDTTGLILLTNDGDLAQKLSHPRYEHEKEYQVTLSTEPTVEQIQRLNQPFMMAGYQTRPVAVTKVKPRTLRFILKEGRKRQIREMCHQTKLHITQLNRVRVGAYKLGSLAVGQWRVIDSKL